In a single window of the Aminomonas paucivorans DSM 12260 genome:
- a CDS encoding BCCT family transporter: MEGFDKQRVQIRWSIFVPMSVLFVGAVLLGLFKPEAFYNAENAVVQFAFLNFGWLFQLSGVLFLLICLYLAYSRTGNIRFGGPDAKPELTDWQWFSILLCAGIGTGIMFWGVAEPMTHFMSPPDKLGLAPGTEGSATFAMVTTFIHWTFIPYAMYTLAGVGIAFAAHNMKLPYNVSSSLYPLFGRRIQGPVATFVDGICLFAIAGGVAAILGVGTMQTASGLSLLLPGMVTDPKAVWVYVLAAIITVYLVSSYTGLMSGMRLMSDVNTKLYFVMMVFFFFAGGIPMTQFILNLMTQSLGVFLGDFFVRTTYLSPVDGSEWPRWWPVYYWAIWLAYAPLMGMFFAKLCKGRTIRQFVSFNLIFPALFGILWFSVFGGASIFKELHGGSIWAMQKSGGLEVSVFAFLKNFPLSQMWSWIFIFVLILSIVTLCDSMTRTIASLSTTIAHKEGVEPPVSLKLFWGFAMSSMALVNILAPAGKISGIDATKQIATVAGFPILFLMLLMAYCVVRMVARQDRYDLANCPETARVEEIADL, translated from the coding sequence GTGGAAGGATTCGACAAGCAGCGCGTGCAGATCCGCTGGTCCATCTTCGTGCCCATGAGCGTGCTCTTCGTGGGCGCGGTCCTGCTGGGCCTCTTCAAACCCGAGGCGTTCTACAACGCCGAGAACGCCGTCGTCCAGTTCGCCTTCCTCAATTTCGGCTGGCTCTTCCAGCTCTCCGGGGTCCTCTTCCTGCTCATCTGCCTCTACCTGGCCTACTCCCGGACGGGGAACATCCGCTTCGGCGGCCCCGACGCCAAGCCGGAACTCACGGACTGGCAGTGGTTCTCCATCCTCCTCTGCGCAGGCATCGGCACGGGGATCATGTTCTGGGGCGTGGCGGAGCCCATGACCCACTTCATGAGCCCCCCGGACAAGCTGGGCCTGGCCCCGGGCACCGAGGGGTCCGCCACCTTCGCCATGGTCACCACCTTCATCCACTGGACCTTCATCCCCTACGCCATGTACACCCTGGCGGGGGTGGGGATCGCCTTCGCGGCCCACAACATGAAGCTGCCCTACAACGTGAGTTCCTCCCTCTACCCCCTGTTCGGCAGGCGCATCCAGGGCCCTGTGGCCACCTTCGTGGACGGGATCTGTCTGTTCGCCATCGCCGGGGGCGTGGCGGCCATCCTGGGGGTGGGGACCATGCAGACCGCCAGCGGCCTCAGCCTGCTCCTGCCCGGGATGGTGACGGACCCCAAGGCGGTGTGGGTCTACGTGCTGGCGGCCATCATCACGGTCTACCTGGTGTCCAGCTACACGGGCCTCATGAGCGGCATGCGCCTCATGTCCGACGTGAACACGAAGCTGTACTTCGTCATGATGGTGTTCTTCTTCTTCGCCGGGGGCATCCCCATGACCCAGTTCATCCTGAACCTCATGACCCAGTCCCTGGGGGTCTTCCTGGGGGACTTCTTCGTGCGCACCACCTACCTGAGCCCCGTGGACGGATCCGAGTGGCCCCGGTGGTGGCCCGTGTACTACTGGGCCATCTGGCTGGCCTACGCCCCCCTCATGGGCATGTTCTTCGCCAAGCTCTGCAAGGGGCGCACCATCCGCCAGTTCGTGTCCTTCAACCTGATCTTCCCCGCCCTCTTCGGGATCCTGTGGTTTTCCGTCTTCGGGGGGGCCTCCATCTTCAAGGAACTCCACGGGGGGAGCATCTGGGCCATGCAGAAGAGCGGCGGCCTGGAGGTGTCCGTGTTCGCCTTCCTGAAGAACTTCCCCCTCTCCCAGATGTGGAGCTGGATCTTCATCTTCGTGCTGATCCTCTCCATCGTCACCCTCTGCGACTCCATGACCCGCACCATCGCCTCCCTGTCCACCACCATCGCCCACAAGGAGGGGGTGGAACCCCCGGTGTCCCTGAAGCTCTTCTGGGGGTTCGCCATGTCCTCCATGGCCCTGGTGAACATCCTGGCCCCGGCGGGGAAGATCAGCGGCATCGACGCCACCAAGCAGATCGCCACGGTGGCGGGGTTCCCCATCCTCTTCCTGATGCTCCTCATGGCCTACTGCGTGGTGCGCATGGTGGCCCGGCAGGACCGGTACGACCTGGCCAACTGCCCCGAAACCGCCCGGGTGGAGGAGATCGCGGACCTGTAG
- a CDS encoding CapA family protein, whose product MGEVDTRRDSGRSRRFGGRVLFLAALAFLGVWGAGGFQAASAAPLPRVRLLAVGDVLVHEPQLEAARRGPDSWDFRPAFAPVAALLREGDLTVGNLEIPLGGEAGDYTGYPAFNAPDALGEALAWAGFDVLFTANNHCLDRGEAGALRTLEALDRLGLAHTGTFAAAEAPASLRVVRRGISFAFLAYTYGTNGVPVPPGVRVNRIDPERVAEDVRSARAASPDFVAVAFHYGPEYRTEPHPSQEEAVEAALGAGADLILGGHPHVLQRVDVLPPGRPGGTSRVVAWSLGNFVSSQRTLPRERGAVLEVEALRGADGVARIVRVGAVPLWVRFDRPGGRRRVEVLPLREKGDPEGSGRLDRVRRQVLDLLTRGARGQTPLRHDGRSWVLFEAPESKAP is encoded by the coding sequence GTGGGCGAGGTGGACACGCGCAGGGACTCGGGCAGATCCCGTCGTTTCGGGGGAAGGGTTCTCTTCCTGGCTGCCCTGGCGTTTCTCGGGGTGTGGGGGGCTGGGGGTTTCCAGGCGGCTTCCGCCGCCCCCTTGCCCCGGGTCCGCCTCCTGGCGGTGGGGGATGTGCTGGTCCACGAGCCCCAGCTGGAGGCGGCCCGGCGGGGGCCCGATTCGTGGGACTTCCGGCCTGCCTTCGCCCCGGTGGCCGCGCTGCTGCGGGAGGGGGATCTGACGGTGGGGAACCTGGAGATCCCCCTGGGAGGAGAGGCGGGGGACTACACAGGATACCCCGCCTTCAACGCTCCCGACGCCCTGGGGGAAGCCCTGGCCTGGGCGGGGTTCGACGTGCTGTTCACGGCCAACAACCACTGCCTGGACCGGGGGGAGGCGGGGGCACTGCGGACCCTGGAGGCGCTGGACCGGCTGGGGCTGGCCCACACGGGCACCTTCGCCGCCGCGGAGGCCCCCGCATCCCTTCGGGTGGTCCGAAGGGGCATCTCCTTCGCCTTCCTTGCCTATACCTACGGCACCAACGGCGTCCCCGTGCCTCCGGGGGTTCGGGTGAACCGCATCGACCCGGAGCGGGTGGCCGAGGACGTCCGGTCCGCCCGGGCTGCGTCCCCGGACTTCGTGGCGGTGGCGTTCCACTACGGGCCGGAGTACCGCACGGAGCCCCACCCCTCCCAGGAGGAGGCGGTGGAGGCCGCCCTGGGGGCGGGGGCGGACCTGATCCTGGGGGGGCACCCCCACGTGCTCCAGCGGGTGGATGTGCTCCCCCCGGGCCGTCCGGGGGGCACCTCTCGGGTGGTGGCCTGGTCCCTGGGGAACTTCGTCTCCTCCCAGCGCACCCTGCCCCGGGAACGGGGGGCGGTGCTGGAGGTGGAGGCCCTCCGGGGGGCCGACGGGGTGGCCCGGATCGTCCGGGTGGGGGCGGTGCCCCTGTGGGTGCGCTTCGACCGCCCCGGGGGAAGGCGCCGGGTGGAGGTGCTCCCCCTTCGGGAGAAGGGAGACCCGGAGGGATCGGGGCGCCTGGACCGGGTGCGCCGCCAGGTCCTGGACCTGCTCACCCGGGGCGCCCGGGGGCAGACCCCCCTGCGTCACGACGGAAGGAGCTGGGTCCTCTTCGAGGCCCCCGAATCGAAGGCCCCGTAG
- a CDS encoding ATP-binding protein — translation MEPEVLRGRLLGPPRFLLGERELSFPFRKVEALLVYVLLEGKASRESLASLFWGGRDEVLAARNLRNALYQLRLVLPEGVVLADRVWVVRGDYPTDLDLEGLDRLGEDEDLAARCVRPVLEGFSLPDSPEFDEWLRTVRSRWESRGRRALLDLARRRAALSPPGALGPLRRLLEADGGDEEAARILMDCLGRLGQLRGVEGVHRALVRRLREDLGVPPEEATEATYREALGRCRRGLEVGGEPSPSSSPERGFFGRTEERVRAVRFLEEPGDLPRVLCVDGEAGVGKTCLARACLETLAPETLVLRGNAVQGGERFPLLPWNDLLRGLARPGGGTDFRDLGFPESLWSLLGETFPSLGVRSTSFQPADPGRLGAVLAALFDRLSSRRPVALFLEDLHGFDGPSLDVLESVLAHGPGGIRLLSTSRPAPDRRDRRIYRGLERGGRIRLLSLTLRPFSLSETRDFCAFLQPCRPFDPREVESLFRRTEGLPLFLTELLRDPRGPLCPGGEELDGVMEGFLAGLAPVDRRTLECLAAFEGPAALDLLRETADPETEDLEGRLECLRERALLTEDRTGGETTVDFGHSLVREHLYRTLPEGRRRSLHRSLAEALGRRAAANPGDGLLEGRLIHHCRRGGLRREELTHRIRSLRRHIALYYELFPLLSDEELRSSSTFFGGRDATLERLEETRSLLGDLKRSQEDRKTLESLEREYRAIRGGFHLWWGESDQGRALVEAALERASEGGDRRVEADCLKHLGYDAIQREDGAELEGIARRLLPLCGGSRGLPWRGMALRFLGLARLFLRDHGEAERFLLLSMDRFRDLEALDEPYRFHVLAARGYLGECRHRQGRLEEARALYDACLEECRREGFFRGLGFFHGLGAQGAFDAGDREGLARHLSGALGEMAGLPWSRGDAPTYALAAWEAAGRGDGASAVEHLGRAARLCESLNKRSWTALLELVKGLLPRMRELEPLLPDPPEASLARAEGLCRDLGMGHRLALLERLREGRHRALSRPGR, via the coding sequence TTGGAGCCGGAGGTCCTAAGGGGACGCCTCCTCGGCCCGCCCCGGTTCCTGCTGGGGGAACGGGAGCTGAGCTTTCCCTTCCGGAAGGTGGAGGCCCTGTTGGTCTACGTGCTTCTGGAGGGGAAGGCCTCTCGGGAGTCCTTGGCGTCCCTCTTCTGGGGGGGGCGGGACGAGGTCCTGGCGGCGCGGAACCTGCGCAACGCCCTGTACCAGCTTCGTCTCGTTCTGCCGGAGGGGGTGGTGCTGGCCGACCGGGTGTGGGTGGTCCGGGGAGACTATCCTACGGACCTGGACCTGGAGGGGCTGGACCGGCTGGGGGAGGACGAAGACCTGGCTGCCCGGTGCGTCCGCCCGGTCCTGGAGGGCTTCTCCCTCCCCGACAGCCCGGAGTTCGACGAGTGGCTCCGGACCGTACGGAGCCGGTGGGAAAGCCGGGGAAGGAGGGCCCTGCTGGACCTGGCCCGTCGGAGGGCGGCCCTCTCCCCCCCGGGAGCCCTGGGGCCGCTCCGGCGTCTTTTGGAGGCGGACGGGGGAGACGAGGAGGCTGCCCGGATCCTGATGGACTGCCTGGGACGCCTGGGACAGCTCCGGGGGGTGGAGGGGGTGCACCGGGCCCTGGTGCGCCGGCTCCGGGAGGACCTGGGAGTCCCTCCGGAGGAGGCCACGGAGGCGACCTATCGGGAGGCACTGGGCCGATGCCGAAGGGGCCTTGAGGTGGGAGGGGAGCCCTCTCCTTCCTCCTCTCCGGAACGGGGCTTCTTCGGCAGAACGGAGGAGCGGGTCCGAGCGGTCCGGTTTCTGGAGGAGCCCGGGGACCTGCCCCGGGTGCTGTGCGTGGACGGGGAGGCGGGGGTGGGGAAGACCTGCCTTGCCCGGGCCTGCCTGGAAACCCTGGCCCCGGAGACCCTGGTGCTTCGAGGGAACGCGGTGCAGGGGGGAGAGCGTTTCCCCCTCCTGCCCTGGAACGACCTTCTCCGAGGGCTGGCCCGCCCGGGAGGGGGAACGGACTTCCGGGACCTGGGCTTCCCCGAATCCCTCTGGTCCCTCCTGGGGGAGACCTTCCCCTCCCTGGGGGTTCGGTCCACCTCCTTCCAGCCCGCCGACCCGGGGCGTCTGGGGGCGGTGCTGGCGGCCCTGTTCGACCGCCTCTCCTCCCGTCGTCCCGTGGCGCTCTTCCTGGAGGACCTACACGGTTTCGACGGCCCTTCCCTGGACGTGCTGGAGAGCGTGCTGGCCCACGGCCCGGGGGGGATCCGTCTCCTCTCCACCAGCCGCCCCGCCCCGGACAGGCGGGACCGGCGCATCTACCGGGGACTGGAACGGGGAGGCCGGATCCGCCTCCTGTCCCTGACCCTCCGCCCCTTCTCCCTCTCCGAGACCCGGGATTTCTGCGCCTTTCTCCAGCCCTGCCGCCCCTTCGATCCTCGGGAGGTGGAGTCCCTGTTCCGCCGCACCGAGGGGCTCCCCCTCTTCCTGACGGAGCTGCTTCGGGACCCCCGGGGTCCCTTGTGCCCGGGGGGAGAGGAGCTGGACGGGGTCATGGAGGGATTTCTGGCGGGGCTCGCCCCGGTGGATCGCCGGACGCTGGAGTGCCTTGCCGCCTTCGAAGGCCCCGCCGCCCTGGATCTCCTGCGGGAAACGGCGGATCCGGAGACGGAGGACCTGGAGGGGCGCCTGGAATGCCTTCGCGAGCGGGCTCTCCTGACGGAGGACCGGACGGGAGGGGAGACGACGGTGGACTTCGGGCACTCTCTGGTGCGGGAGCACCTCTACCGGACCCTTCCGGAGGGGCGTCGGCGGTCGTTGCACCGAAGCCTCGCGGAGGCCCTGGGACGGCGGGCCGCCGCGAACCCCGGGGACGGTCTTCTGGAGGGCCGACTGATCCACCACTGTCGCAGGGGCGGCCTGCGGCGGGAGGAACTGACCCACCGCATCCGCAGCCTCCGCCGGCACATCGCCCTGTACTACGAGCTGTTCCCCCTGTTGAGCGACGAGGAGCTTCGCAGCTCCAGCACCTTCTTCGGGGGGCGGGACGCCACCCTGGAGAGGTTGGAGGAGACCCGGTCCCTGCTGGGGGATCTGAAGCGCTCCCAGGAGGATCGAAAGACCCTGGAATCCCTGGAGCGGGAGTATCGGGCCATCCGAGGGGGATTCCACCTCTGGTGGGGGGAGTCCGACCAGGGCCGAGCCCTGGTGGAGGCCGCACTGGAGCGGGCCTCGGAGGGCGGGGACCGGAGGGTGGAGGCGGACTGTCTCAAACACCTGGGGTACGACGCCATCCAGCGGGAGGACGGGGCGGAGCTGGAGGGGATCGCCCGAAGACTCCTGCCCCTATGCGGGGGAAGCCGGGGCCTCCCTTGGAGGGGCATGGCCCTGCGCTTTCTGGGCCTGGCTCGCCTGTTCCTTCGGGACCACGGAGAGGCGGAGCGGTTCCTTCTGCTTTCCATGGACCGGTTCCGGGACCTGGAGGCCCTGGACGAACCCTATCGGTTCCACGTCCTGGCCGCCCGGGGGTACCTGGGGGAGTGCCGTCACCGCCAGGGCCGTCTGGAGGAGGCCCGGGCGCTCTACGACGCCTGTCTGGAGGAGTGCCGCCGGGAGGGCTTCTTCCGGGGACTGGGGTTCTTCCACGGCCTGGGGGCCCAGGGGGCCTTCGACGCGGGGGACCGGGAAGGCCTGGCACGCCACCTCTCCGGAGCCCTGGGGGAGATGGCGGGGTTGCCTTGGAGCCGGGGGGACGCCCCCACCTACGCCCTGGCGGCCTGGGAGGCTGCGGGGCGGGGGGACGGAGCCTCCGCCGTGGAGCACCTGGGCAGGGCGGCACGGCTCTGCGAATCCCTGAACAAGCGCTCCTGGACAGCCCTGCTGGAGCTGGTGAAGGGCCTCCTTCCCCGGATGCGGGAGCTGGAGCCCCTTCTCCCCGACCCGCCGGAGGCTTCCCTGGCCCGGGCGGAGGGGCTTTGCCGGGATCTGGGGATGGGACACCGCCTGGCCCTGCTGGAGCGGCTCCGAGAGGGGCGGCACCGGGCGTTGTCCCGCCCTGGTCGGTAG
- a CDS encoding formimidoylglutamase, with protein MWERLIPADPGLFFSKGDPHDPRLGEVVRRLGGPQDAPLLEGADAALLGVPEDRGILANKGREGARLGPRAIRKAFYRLTPGFNPFLSDLKLVDLGDIRTQGRTLEEVHEDLASVVGEVAALGVVPLVLGGGHDLAYPDLLGLCTGLKLGEGQLGVINVDQHLDVRDLSFGGITSGTPFYRALEELPGRPLRGENFVEYGVQESHNSPYYYNWLMERRATILTLGEVQGRPIETFLKSLQLAGRGPRVLTVSVDIDAVRSTDAPGASAGSPNGLSAQDVAKIAHLAGRTERVRLLDILETCPPLDQDGRTASLGADILFWFLKGMCERR; from the coding sequence GTGTGGGAACGCCTGATCCCGGCGGATCCGGGGCTGTTCTTCAGCAAGGGGGACCCCCACGACCCTCGGCTGGGGGAGGTGGTGCGCCGCCTGGGGGGGCCCCAGGACGCCCCGCTCCTGGAGGGGGCGGACGCGGCCCTCCTGGGGGTGCCGGAGGATCGGGGCATCCTGGCCAACAAGGGGCGGGAGGGGGCCCGTCTGGGTCCTCGGGCCATCCGAAAGGCCTTCTACCGCCTGACCCCGGGGTTCAATCCGTTCCTGAGCGACCTGAAGCTGGTGGACCTGGGGGACATCCGCACCCAGGGGCGCACCCTGGAGGAGGTGCACGAGGACCTGGCCTCGGTGGTGGGGGAGGTGGCCGCCCTGGGGGTGGTGCCCCTGGTGCTGGGGGGCGGGCACGACCTGGCCTACCCGGACCTCCTGGGGCTCTGCACCGGTCTGAAGCTGGGGGAGGGGCAGCTGGGGGTCATCAACGTGGACCAGCACCTGGACGTGCGGGACCTCTCCTTCGGGGGCATCACCAGCGGGACCCCCTTCTACCGCGCCCTGGAGGAGCTGCCCGGCCGACCCCTGCGGGGGGAGAACTTCGTGGAGTACGGGGTCCAGGAGTCCCACAACTCCCCCTACTACTACAACTGGCTGATGGAGCGTCGGGCCACCATCCTGACCCTGGGGGAGGTGCAGGGACGTCCCATCGAGACCTTCCTCAAGTCCCTCCAGCTGGCGGGGCGGGGCCCCCGGGTCCTGACGGTGTCCGTGGACATCGACGCGGTGCGCAGCACCGACGCCCCCGGGGCTTCCGCAGGGAGCCCCAACGGCCTGTCCGCCCAGGACGTGGCCAAGATTGCCCACCTGGCGGGACGCACCGAGCGGGTGCGCCTCCTGGACATCCTGGAGACGTGCCCTCCCCTGGACCAGGACGGCCGCACCGCCTCCCTGGGGGCGGACATCCTCTTCTGGTTTCTCAAGGGCATGTGCGAGCGGCGGTGA
- a CDS encoding YbaK/EbsC family protein, translating to MESSRFLPEQAAPGKVRDRGLAALVERGRGAYNAKDGALFLLPQGRAERTVLREKLCFALESAGAVPVEGATEEGHLRSLAERYLRDHPDRNAWASVGQGEIRLAAWCREGEDASGLERVLVALTEEEKGNGAFRTFPETTPQGIRILWAAPSSEGAGAGRPGLRCPSCGTLLGADSPREGAVRLEEGEEPGTLAEVTTPGATTIPELCRQLGIEAGRTLKTLVYSTPSGVAAALLRGDRELSCPKLERALGEPTERAAHDALVRFFGDVAGYCGPLGLPPEVRLLADRDLEGARNLVAGANRRDTHVMGVCLGRDLTPPLADLGAWKAGDPCPDCGALLEEGTLRVLGAFELFDPGRSPEKPLVTANREGKTERPRFWRGRIDLEALQLALEEGTSPCGNA from the coding sequence ATGGAGAGCAGTCGTTTCCTCCCCGAGCAGGCCGCTCCGGGGAAGGTGCGGGATCGGGGGCTGGCGGCCCTGGTGGAGCGGGGGCGGGGGGCCTACAACGCCAAGGACGGGGCCCTGTTCCTCCTGCCCCAGGGCCGGGCGGAGCGGACGGTGCTGCGGGAGAAGCTGTGCTTCGCCCTGGAGTCGGCGGGGGCGGTTCCCGTGGAGGGAGCAACGGAGGAAGGACACCTGCGTTCCCTGGCGGAGCGGTACCTGCGGGACCACCCGGACCGGAACGCCTGGGCCTCCGTGGGACAGGGGGAGATCCGCCTTGCCGCCTGGTGCCGGGAGGGGGAGGACGCCTCCGGCCTGGAGCGGGTGCTGGTGGCTCTGACGGAGGAGGAGAAGGGAAACGGGGCCTTCCGGACCTTCCCGGAGACCACCCCCCAGGGCATCCGCATCCTCTGGGCGGCCCCCTCCTCGGAGGGAGCCGGGGCGGGGCGGCCGGGGCTGCGCTGCCCTTCCTGCGGCACCCTGCTGGGGGCGGACTCCCCCCGGGAGGGGGCGGTGCGTCTGGAGGAGGGGGAGGAGCCCGGAACCCTGGCGGAGGTGACCACCCCCGGGGCCACCACCATCCCGGAGCTGTGCCGTCAGCTGGGCATCGAGGCGGGACGCACCCTCAAGACCCTGGTGTACTCGACCCCCTCGGGGGTGGCGGCGGCGCTGCTTCGGGGGGACCGGGAACTGTCCTGCCCCAAGCTGGAGCGGGCCCTGGGGGAGCCCACGGAGCGGGCGGCCCACGACGCCCTGGTGCGGTTCTTCGGGGACGTGGCGGGGTACTGCGGCCCCCTGGGGCTGCCTCCGGAGGTCCGCCTCCTGGCGGACCGGGACCTGGAGGGGGCCCGGAACCTGGTGGCGGGGGCCAACCGGCGGGACACCCATGTGATGGGGGTCTGTCTGGGGCGGGACCTGACCCCTCCCCTGGCCGACCTGGGGGCCTGGAAGGCCGGGGACCCCTGCCCGGACTGCGGCGCCCTCCTGGAGGAGGGAACCCTTCGGGTTCTGGGGGCCTTCGAACTCTTCGACCCGGGACGCTCTCCGGAGAAGCCCCTGGTGACGGCCAACCGGGAGGGGAAGACGGAACGTCCCCGGTTCTGGCGGGGAAGGATCGACCTGGAGGCCCTGCAGCTGGCCCTGGAGGAGGGGACGTCCCCGTGTGGGAACGCCTGA
- the hisC gene encoding histidinol-phosphate transaminase — protein sequence MDFSRIARPCILRREAYYPGKPLEEVRRIAGDNPLTVLSANENGLGTSPRALDAMIRALQGGANRYPDSTAGALRRRLASDWGLTPDHFLVDNGLDGVITVLGMTFLNPGDEVVHGALTFPIYEGIAGRMDGVSVPVPMTEGYGFDVDGMLAALTPRTKMVFLCNPNNPTGTAVGRRDFLRLLEGVPEEVLLVSDEAYMEFADDPEFPDTVPLVARHPNLVVLRTFSKILGLAGLRIGYAAAHPDLVALALRVREPYASNALALAGALAALDDREFLERSKRTVAAERRRMGDLLASRGVRFVPSQSNFLLVLPDREADGVAEALMARGVLVRSLSHQGEPRGLRITLGTPQENDRAFGALLEILGRKEG from the coding sequence ATGGACTTTTCCCGCATCGCCCGACCCTGCATCCTCCGAAGGGAGGCCTACTACCCCGGCAAACCCCTGGAGGAGGTGCGCCGCATCGCCGGGGACAACCCCCTGACGGTCCTTTCGGCCAACGAGAACGGCCTGGGCACCTCCCCCCGGGCCCTGGACGCCATGATCCGCGCCCTCCAGGGAGGAGCGAACCGCTACCCCGACAGCACCGCCGGGGCGCTGCGCCGCCGCCTGGCCTCGGATTGGGGCCTCACGCCGGACCACTTCCTGGTGGACAACGGCCTGGACGGGGTGATCACCGTCCTGGGGATGACCTTCCTCAACCCCGGGGACGAGGTGGTCCACGGGGCCCTCACCTTCCCCATCTACGAGGGCATCGCCGGGCGCATGGACGGGGTCTCCGTGCCCGTGCCCATGACGGAGGGCTACGGGTTCGACGTGGACGGGATGCTGGCCGCCCTGACCCCCCGGACGAAGATGGTCTTCCTCTGCAACCCCAACAACCCCACGGGCACGGCGGTGGGGCGGAGGGACTTCCTGCGCCTCCTGGAGGGCGTCCCGGAGGAGGTGCTCCTGGTGTCCGACGAGGCCTACATGGAGTTCGCCGACGACCCGGAGTTCCCCGACACGGTCCCCCTGGTGGCCCGGCACCCCAACCTGGTGGTGCTGCGCACCTTCTCCAAGATCCTGGGGCTGGCGGGGCTGCGCATCGGCTACGCCGCCGCCCACCCGGACCTGGTGGCCCTGGCCCTGCGGGTCCGGGAGCCCTACGCCTCCAACGCCCTGGCCCTGGCGGGGGCCCTGGCGGCCCTGGACGACCGGGAGTTCCTGGAGCGGTCGAAGCGCACCGTGGCGGCGGAGCGCCGCCGGATGGGGGACCTGCTGGCCTCCCGGGGGGTGCGCTTCGTCCCCTCCCAGTCCAACTTCCTCCTGGTGCTGCCGGACCGGGAGGCGGACGGGGTGGCCGAAGCCCTGATGGCGCGGGGGGTGCTGGTGCGCTCCCTCTCCCACCAGGGAGAGCCCCGGGGCCTGCGCATCACCCTGGGGACCCCGCAGGAGAACGACCGAGCCTTCGGGGCCCTGTTGGAGATCCTGGGTCGTAAGGAGGGATGA
- a CDS encoding HAD family hydrolase, which produces MKETEQFDGLLFDVDGVLVDVTRSYPSVIRAAVQWGWARLLGRVADRTAYTREHERVTKNHRAFNDDYDIAWALLAAAASGGERRLSRAFPSPRRWEEELSRFAGDDPVPWVRERFGDLPPGGDGTPFRDAVRSFCDRLYVEGFGGWGLYRLERPLLRVSWRDLGYPVGIYTGRPWRELRLALSLLGWEDFPPDHAVTPDDGILKPSPEGLGELCRRLGIRRPLYFGDAESDAATHRAFGQGSFVAVGPTLARAPRRFDTTEQALEALLPPGRFRTKE; this is translated from the coding sequence ATGAAAGAGACGGAACAGTTCGACGGATTGCTCTTCGACGTGGACGGGGTCCTGGTGGACGTGACCCGTTCCTACCCCTCGGTGATCCGGGCGGCGGTGCAGTGGGGCTGGGCGCGCCTTCTGGGGCGGGTGGCGGACCGCACCGCCTACACCCGGGAGCACGAGCGGGTCACCAAGAACCACCGGGCCTTCAACGACGACTACGACATCGCCTGGGCCCTCCTGGCGGCGGCGGCCTCGGGGGGGGAGCGGCGCCTCTCCCGGGCCTTCCCCTCCCCCCGGAGGTGGGAGGAGGAGCTGTCCCGGTTCGCCGGGGACGACCCGGTGCCCTGGGTGCGGGAGCGCTTCGGCGACCTCCCCCCGGGAGGGGACGGGACCCCCTTCCGGGACGCGGTGCGGTCTTTCTGCGATAGACTCTACGTGGAGGGCTTCGGGGGGTGGGGGCTCTATCGTCTGGAGCGTCCCCTGCTTCGGGTCTCCTGGAGGGACCTGGGGTACCCCGTGGGGATCTACACGGGCCGCCCCTGGCGGGAGCTGCGCCTGGCCCTGTCCCTCCTGGGGTGGGAGGACTTCCCCCCGGACCACGCGGTGACCCCCGACGACGGCATCCTCAAGCCCTCCCCGGAGGGTCTCGGGGAGCTGTGCCGCCGCCTGGGGATCCGACGCCCCCTCTACTTCGGCGACGCGGAAAGCGACGCCGCCACCCACCGGGCCTTCGGCCAGGGGAGCTTCGTGGCCGTGGGGCCCACCCTGGCTCGGGCGCCTCGGCGCTTCGACACCACCGAACAGGCCCTGGAGGCCCTGCTGCCTCCGGGACGATTCCGAACGAAGGAGTGA